Part of the Carassius carassius chromosome 20, fCarCar2.1, whole genome shotgun sequence genome, TGTATGGAACATGgttgcaaaaaaatattatttagattttttttaaaccataattAGAGtggtttatcaaataaatgttggtTATTTCATCAATTAACTGATCATTCAGCTTTTGCAGTTAGTTAAAATATTGAGTTATACATATtctaactaataaataaaacaagaaaatctcttaagcttttaaaaatatagtttttttttacaactacattacttttttattattattgtagagaGCTGCATAATTAATCACATTTCTAATCGTGTTAACAATTATAAACGCCACAATTACATAATCATTCAAAGAAGCAATTAACTGTCAAAAGTCCACTTgtgttattctgcatgcttaagatgtgtgtgtatgtatagctTATACAAccaatgtatagttgacatttgaggcttaatgtTATAGAAATGCAATAAGTTTTTCAGTTAgagtatttttagtttattttcataaaaaatatggcatgcagttgctTCAAACAGTAGTATAAACATCACTTAGTGTAAACTGGGATAATTGCAGTTAATAATCACAGTTACAGTTTCAATGAAATAATCAACaattataatttgtaataatcGCGCAGGGCTTTAAAATTGCGTTttcttaatacaaataaatatggcAATCTAACAAGATGACTAGAAGAGTGACGTTCTCATTCATCATTTAATTAACTGTTTGAAAAATTAAGTGACGCATGTACATTCTGCTTAACATCCttttgtaaatcatatgtaaCAAAATAGATGTAAGTGAAAATATGTTTAATTTCTGGATAAACtagtcattttcttttttaaattcgcAATATTTCCTCTCTTATATAGTGTTACTATAATGAAAACTGAGCTAGATCAAGTTTTAGTCTGTGCAAATCAAACTATTGCAATGTTTTGGGATATTTTGCAttcactaattaaaaaaaacagctgacAAGCATTTGTGTGAGGGGTTATGGGATATACCAGCTTTAGTTTAAAAAGAGTAAATAACTCATAACTTCTGGGGAATAATTGCACAGACTGACAGCCGATGTTTGTGCATGCTATCAGATGAAGTATACTTACAAAGGCTGAATGTTTGACTCCATTACAATTGCtttttttgttattcttttttCAGATCTGGTCCTCCATGCCACAATGAGTTTTGGTGTTGTAAAGAAAGAGTTTAATAAAGAGAAGAATGAGGATTTCACATgccatcagtgtggaaagagcttgTCATATAAAGCTAGTTTCATAGACCATATGAGgagtcacactggagagaaacccttCACGTGTCCTCAGTGTGGAAGGAGTTTCACACGTAAACAAGGCTTAATACGTCACATAAGGATTCACACGGGAGAGAAGCCATATGTGTGTCAGAAGTGTGGAACTGCTTTCAGAAGTTGGGGAAAACGTAGGACTCACAAAAAGTCTGACTGTATTGAGAAGCCATTCAagtgtcctcagtgtgaaaagagtttCAAACGTAAAGACCTCTGCAGTCGTCACATGAGAAATCACAGAGGAGAAAAGCCTTTCTCATGTCATCATTGTGCAAAGTGTTTTACAACTAAACGTAGCCTTAATATTCACAAACGTATTCACGCCACAGATATTCCGTTATCATGCTCTCACTGTGGAAAATATTTTGCATCTGAGAGCAACCTTGAGAGTCACATGCGAATTCACTCCAGAGAGAAGCtgttcacatgtgatcagtgtgggaagagttACAAATGGTCAAGTAGTCTCAGAGTTCATAAACTCTTTCACTCCGGAGAAAAGCCATTTAAGTGTGATCAGTGCGATAAGAGGTTTGTCCTGGAATCACGACTAAAGGCCCACATGAAAACTCACACTAAAGAAAAGCCTTACTTGTGTTCTGtttgtggaaagagttttgcatGGTCGGGCAGTCTTAAAGACCATCTGAAAATACACTCTGGTGTGAAAGAGTATTTGTAAAAAGACTGTGGTAAATCTTTTACTGCAGCCACTCAGCTGAAAGTGCACCGCAGGATCCAtactggagaaaaaccttacaaATGTTCACATTGTGAGAAGAGTTTCAAACAGTCAGGAGCCCTAAAAGACCACGAgagaatccacactggagagaaaccattccAGTGCCTTCCATGCGGCAGGAGATTCACTCATTCCAAAACTGCAATGATGCACAGAAAGAAGCATTGCCCAAAACTGAAGTCAGTATGACTGGAGGAACAAGAGCTTAAGAGCTCAGCAGTCCATGAGTGCTGAAATATTGCCCTTGTTTTAGACTGTTTGGGATTCGAAATGTGAAAAAAGTTGCAGTCTTTCatgttatatacataataaagatTTGTAACTTTACTTTACTATAGATTATTATATGTTTCCCTTCAGCACAGatgcagtcatcagtagcacaggtgtatttgtagcaatagacaataatacattgtatgagtcacaattatacatttctcttttatgccaaagatcattaggatattaagatcatgttccatgaagatatttgactaatttcctactgtaa contains:
- the LOC132096911 gene encoding gastrula zinc finger protein XlCGF49.1-like, which codes for MSFGVVKKEFNKEKNEDFTCHQCGKSLSYKASFIDHMRSHTGEKPFTCPQCGRSFTRKQGLIRHIRIHTGEKPYVCQKCGTAFRSWGKRRTHKKSDCIEKPFKCPQCEKSFKRKDLCSRHMRNHRGEKPFSCHHCAKCFTTKRSLNIHKRIHATDIPLSCSHCGKYFASESNLESHMRIHSREKLFTCDQCGKSYKWSSSLRVHKLFHSGEKPFKCDQCDKRFVLESRLKAHMKTHTKEKPYLCSVCGKSFAWSGSLKDHLKIHSGVKEYL